One window of the Flavobacteriales bacterium TMED191 genome contains the following:
- a CDS encoding ABC transporter ATP-binding protein, which yields MISTSRIDPETPLLSAEALSYSYDDLRIFENLSFSLGEKSFLSLLGPSGCGKTTLLNLIAGFLKPTSGLMNFGGTPIAGPGPDRAMVFQSGALFEWLTVRDNIEFSLRCLGTPIKERREVSDEMVELVGLQGFEDKFIYQLSGGMRQRVGVARVIAAKPQIMLMDEPFAAVDVQTRENLQEELLRIHRRTGCTIIFVTHSIDEAVFLSDKVFLFSPRGLGKGGFRDIVDVELPDPRWDGKNRLHPQFLQIREQLYVAMREG from the coding sequence ATGATCTCCACTTCCAGAATTGACCCGGAAACACCACTTCTTTCCGCCGAGGCTTTATCTTATTCTTACGATGATTTGCGTATATTCGAGAATCTATCGTTTTCGTTGGGCGAAAAAAGTTTTTTGTCACTTCTGGGTCCTTCTGGTTGTGGAAAAACCACGTTATTAAATTTAATCGCAGGGTTTTTAAAACCAACATCGGGCCTTATGAATTTTGGGGGTACGCCAATTGCGGGGCCTGGGCCCGATCGGGCAATGGTTTTCCAGAGCGGGGCATTATTTGAATGGCTCACTGTAAGAGACAATATTGAATTCAGTCTGAGATGTCTGGGAACACCTATCAAGGAACGCAGAGAGGTGAGCGACGAGATGGTCGAGCTTGTCGGACTTCAAGGATTTGAAGATAAGTTCATTTACCAATTATCGGGCGGGATGAGACAGCGTGTGGGTGTAGCGAGGGTCATCGCAGCAAAACCACAAATAATGCTTATGGACGAGCCATTTGCAGCCGTTGACGTGCAAACCCGGGAAAATCTTCAAGAAGAATTACTTCGAATTCATAGACGAACAGGTTGTACAATTATTTTTGTGACCCATAGCATTGATGAGGCAGTTTTTTTATCCGACAAGGTTTTCCTTTTCTCGCCTCGAGGTCTTGGCAAAGGAGGATTTCGTGACATCGTTGACGTTGAACTCCCGGACCCTCGTTGGGATGGTAAGAATCGATTACATCCTCAGTTTCTTCAGATCCGCGAGCAGCTCTATGTGGCTATGCGCGAGGGATAA